From Cardiocondyla obscurior isolate alpha-2009 linkage group LG27, Cobs3.1, whole genome shotgun sequence:
ATCTTTTTTGCACAAACGGAACATTAAACTCTTTTACCTTTAAAAACCAAGAATCCTTgaagtttatttatttgcgatcTTAATGTTAGGAGTTCAATAAAGGTGtgttttgaataattaatataagttaTAAAAATCATCTCATCATTTACTCGACAttgcattactttttttcaaaACCAGTCACCGTCGATCATTATTAATGGACTTAATAAACCCTGTATTTCTTTCAAGTTCTAAagacgttaataaaaattggcgCGATTCTTAACTCTTGCGATAGTATGCGCTTATATATtacatgcaaaaaaaatagcttTATTCCCCtcaaagaaggaaaaaaaaaaaaaaaaaaaaaaaaaagtaaatatctTTGGCCACGTACACGAATATTCTACTTTTCGGATACGGATCTCTAGTTCTTTTCTCTACGCCTCCTTCCGGATTCAGAGGCGCGAGTTGCGACAACTGTGGTTATTATCAAGACCAAGGGGGGTTGATCGATAACCTATTTTTCCGCGGTTGGCGTAGGGCCAGAATTCTTGGTGAGTAGCTGCTGACTCTTTGACAACGCAAACAGGGTAAAGTCCCGGCCTCGAGATAGATCATGAATGTTTTCGATTCGAATCCCGACAAAGTTTCGCGTGGCGTTAGTTCAGTCGACCAAACACAACGGGACCACCATGAGTTTTCCATATCTGATGGTACTGTTTATAGATTGATACGAAATTGCATCTTGCATTTACGACAACCTCTTAATCAAAGCAATATCATGTGTATAAATTTCATCTAATTAGCAAATAGTTTGTAgctacttaaaaatttttattgcagataGCAGCAaacacatttaaattttaatatatttttataattaaaaagtatgaaATTATACAAACATTTTCTGAAATATAATCCAGACAACCCAAACTCCCACAAAGAGAAATATAGCTTTTATCATTTGATGTAAGCaataaaatctgaaaattaagatttctttttgtaagcagaaaaattaattgataatttcaaaaaaaagcaaaaaagaatttttaccttttatattttttacgactAATTTCTAAAGTACTGTCATTTTCATCGAGTACATAGAGGCGTATGCCTTGATAGaggtttataaaatattttgtccAATCAAATCCGTTCATGTCGAAGTTAAACAATTGCTGATCTTCTTTAGTGATACGCTCCCACATCGCGCAAACATTGTCGGTAGAGAAGGTCCATTCGTTATTAGAAAAGGGTTCCAAGATTTGgctgaatttattaatctttatgCACATTTTCCAcaatctgaaatatatatatatatatatatatataaaagtattacaattaatttttaaaattttttaatcaaaatacaGACTATGAATTTATATCatcgagtaataaaaattagatttgaCGTGATACCTTGGGGTGTGATTCATACACATGGTTGCAACGTCTATAAATAAAGCCGGAATAAAACAGCCGAGCCAAAAACAAATTGTGTATAGTGCTTtacttttaaaagaaatattaagagGTAAATATATGGCTTTATGCACaggatatattttatttatgtcaaGAATTGCTTGAGCATATTCGTTCCAAGTAGGGCCATCGACTGGtgatacataattataaattaacatgTGTTTGCCTTTTCTAGAATATAAATTCGTTTTCTTATTCAAGTTACGTAtcgcaatattaatttctaataattcaattataaaGATGTTATGCACATGATATCATACCTGTTCTGATTAAATGTGTCCCACGCACTAACTATTAAAGCATTTACAGTAAGGTCAACCGGCACTATATTTGCTTTGACATTACCGTTACAATGATGAAATCTTGCGATACCGAGTACTCCAGCTACCGTAATACCTATCGGTCCATACACATTGTCGATCCATCCAGCAACTGGTTCATTAGCTGTAGATAAAACtgaacaattttgttttttagattTTCAAGTCGTTAACTAAAAGTTTAATTGAGTAATCAATAATGAATGCAATTTCACAaactttcgtaaaaaaaactatgTTCCTCAAGCCATAACGTTACCTACCTATCGAAGGTCGAAATATTGCGATAGGCAAATCTCCGCTTTCATCTCTAAGAAGCCCTTCTGCAATTGCTTTCGTAAATGTGTATGTGTTTGCCCACTGAGAAGTAATCCTGTTGAaacgataatttaatgatttatatgcatgtatggatattttattgttataaaaaaaaaaaaaaaaaaaaaaaaaagaaaaattagaaaaagttACGTAGATATTTTCTTCTCAACTTGATTTTCGGGTAAATTACGTATTAATGTCATAAGATCTTTGTGTTTAATGGGATACGAGTAGAATCGTTCTTCAATATGTTTTACGTGGCAGTTTGCAAATGCTGTTGACACGTGAATAAATGACTGCAAAATAAgcattaaacataatttacatcttgatttcaaaagaaatctaataagtacgtaataataaatttgtttaaaaaagaaaattaataaataaaaaaggttACCTTCAAATTTGGCATCCGTTTTGCTAATTTTAAGATAGTATGAGTAGCTGTGACATTTTCCGTTATAGCAATGTTAATGTGTTCGAAAAATCGTACATTAGCTGCCACGTGAAAAATTATAGAtgtctgtaattaaaaaaaatatataataatttaaaaaggagAGATAAAGACAGGtacagaatttattttaattgcatcagttgtaattgaacgtaaaagttttctctctctctctctctctctctctctctctctctctctaaagAAGTTCTccaaagaaatatatatatttctttaaatatgcaatacactcttttgtttattaaaatgtgaTAGTATAGACTCTATAGacaatttagtttaattaccTGAGTTATCAATATATTCTTGTCATTTTCTGACAAGCCAAAATCTCTCGCATCTAGATCGCCTACAATTGGGgtgatttttttatgaaaattaggcacttctctttttattcgatcgaaaagctgcaaataaaataataatacatatatgttgtatatttatttcttatatgtAAATGTTAGGTATTTTTAGAgggatataaaaatatatattccaaAGATTTAAATGACACTAAAAACAAGCATAATAGGTAGTCTGGGAATGAATTAGTATTCTGCctaaaggaaaaataaattcctaaACCTGTTggaacatttaaaattaaatatattgtatttggCTGACGTTTTCGTAACTCACTGGTTTCTCAAATATCTCGTCTAATCGACATTCTGgacttttttccttctttgaacgtatcaataaatatatcattgaaatatttgggcaagtacgtaacaatttttcaatCAAAATTTTTCCGAGAAAACCGGTACCTCCTacataacaaaataataaagtgtaaaaatatttttaataaaagaaaaaaaattaattaaagttaaaataataaagatattataaaaattaataatgacatTAATGAGACAATCCATGTAATTAGTGGAATAAAATTACccataaattcaaattacTTACGTGACTATGTGTAATATTAGGTTGTCAAAGTATTGAATGATTAAAACGTATAATtgtgacattaaaaaaaaaaaaaaaaaaaaaaaaataaataaatctgtatTATAACCAAACGTTATACgctttacataattttatagtaTACTCTtcacgaaagagaaaagagatatcaaagtcttttaattattatatttttaatttttataatttttaattatcattttttattttattatttttaattattataattattattgtgttttattttattactgaacatacgaatattttttactttattgttATCTTAAATAcctgtaataaatattgattgtccggtgtaaaaattttgtatcggTGTTCCATGTGCTTCGAATTCCATGTTTCGTTCACCGTCCATAATTTGTAAAGTGAATAAGATTAACTTGGATTTGATCACTGTCAACCAAACATCCGTTTCGCTTCACGCAAGTTTAAATACTGATGATTTTAAACACAAATTTATtcgctttatatttttcgtcatatatatttttgcatatactcttggtttaaaaaaaaaaaaaaaactcccttGTCTCTTGACACAAGGCCTTATGAGAACTGACAGATCCTGTAGAGAACATTAATGAGCACTCTTTTACATAAATGCTGAGGttttttttgcaacaattttaattttatggaaTCAGGTTTACTAAACCGGTCTTATTACCACGATTTCTAATTATGGAGTTTCTTCccgaacaaattaaaaaaaatgatcgaGAGTCTTGTTAATGAACTAATGAGTTTGGATTGATGTCGAAACACGTAACATCGCTTTCAAAGCGGTTATGCAACAACCACAAACAAAGCGATCCACTCCTAATCGAA
This genomic window contains:
- the LOC139112230 gene encoding fatty acyl-CoA reductase wat-like isoform X1, producing MIKSKLILFTLQIMDGERNMEFEAHGTPIQNFYTGQSIFITGGTGFLGKILIEKLLRTCPNISMIYLLIRSKKEKSPECRLDEIFEKPLFDRIKREVPNFHKKITPIVGDLDARDFGLSENDKNILITQTSIIFHVAANVRFFEHINIAITENVTATHTILKLAKRMPNLKSFIHVSTAFANCHVKHIEERFYSYPIKHKDLMTLIRNLPENQVEKKISTITSQWANTYTFTKAIAEGLLRDESGDLPIAIFRPSIVLSTANEPVAGWIDNVYGPIGITVAGVLGIARFHHCNGNVKANIVPVDLTVNALIVSAWDTFNQNRKGKHMLIYNYVSPVDGPTWNEYAQAILDINKIYPVHKAIYLPLNISFKSKALYTICFWLGCFIPALFIDVATMCMNHTPRLWKMCIKINKFSQILEPFSNNEWTFSTDNVCAMWERITKEDQQLFNFDMNGFDWTKYFINLYQGIRLYVLDENDSTLEISRKKYKRFYCLHQMIKAIFLFVGVWVVWIIFQKMFV
- the LOC139112230 gene encoding fatty acyl-CoA reductase wat-like isoform X2, whose protein sequence is MDGERNMEFEAHGTPIQNFYTGQSIFITGGTGFLGKILIEKLLRTCPNISMIYLLIRSKKEKSPECRLDEIFEKPLFDRIKREVPNFHKKITPIVGDLDARDFGLSENDKNILITQTSIIFHVAANVRFFEHINIAITENVTATHTILKLAKRMPNLKSFIHVSTAFANCHVKHIEERFYSYPIKHKDLMTLIRNLPENQVEKKISTITSQWANTYTFTKAIAEGLLRDESGDLPIAIFRPSIVLSTANEPVAGWIDNVYGPIGITVAGVLGIARFHHCNGNVKANIVPVDLTVNALIVSAWDTFNQNRKGKHMLIYNYVSPVDGPTWNEYAQAILDINKIYPVHKAIYLPLNISFKSKALYTICFWLGCFIPALFIDVATMCMNHTPRLWKMCIKINKFSQILEPFSNNEWTFSTDNVCAMWERITKEDQQLFNFDMNGFDWTKYFINLYQGIRLYVLDENDSTLEISRKKYKRFYCLHQMIKAIFLFVGVWVVWIIFQKMFV